In the Sandaracinus amylolyticus genome, AGCGGCGCGCCCACGCGCGAGCCGCCGCGCTGGCCCCACGCCGAGATGGGAGGATTCGCCACGCACGAGGTCGTCACCGTGATCGACTGCGCGCTCCTGCCGATCCTCGACAACTTCGTCGACACCGCGCACACCGGCATCGTGCATCGCGGGCTCTTCCGCGGACCGCCGAGCAAGCCGGTGCGCGCGCGGATCGAAGAGCTCGCGACGGGCGTGCGCATCGAGACGCTCGGCGAGAGCGATCCCGACAGCGTCGCAGGCCGGCTCACCGGCGGCGAGCGCATCGAGCACTTCGACGAGGTGATCCTCCCGTACACCGTGCGCGTCGACTATCGCTGGGGCACGTCGCGCCACGTGCTCACGACGTCGATCTGCACGCCCGAGACCGCGACCCGAACACGCGTGTTCACTCGCGTCTCGGTGCGATTCGGTCGTGCCTCCGCGATGCTGGTGCGCGCGCTGATCCCGCTGACCGAGCGCGTGCTCGCACAGGACAAGGACGTGCTCGAAGATCAGGCGGCGCAGCTCGCGAAGCACGGCGCGACGTTCCGCGCGTCGACGATCGCCGATGCGCCGACGATCGCGGTCACCCGCGCGTTCGAGGCGTACTGCGAGCACCGGATGGACGCGCGCGAATTGCGGACCCGGGATGTCGAGTACCGACTCTGAGCGATATCGCGCGCCGCGCCTCGCCGACGAGCGCGACGATCCGAAGCTCTGCGCGCTCGCGCGCAGCGTCGTGATGCGCGGCGACGTCAGCTACGTGCTCGAGCGCGATCCGAGCTTCCTCGCGATGACGCGCGCCCAGGGCGAAGGCGGGCGAGTGGTCGTGATCGAGCACGACGAGAGCGGCGAGATCGTCGCGTCGGGGATGAGCGCGCCGATGGACGTGTACCTCGACGGACGCGCGCGGCGGACGCTCTATGCGGGCGATCTCAAGGTGCACCCGGCGCATCGCGCGAAGGGCGTCGCCGAGCTCGTCGCGGCGGCGAGCGTCGCGCAGTTCGAGACGGAGGGGCACGACCTCGCATGGGGCGTGGTGCTCTCGAGCAACCGCGCGGTCGAGCGCTTCTTCGGGCGCACCACCGAGCTCGTGCGCTTCCAGCCGCGCAACGACGTGACGATGTGGAATGTGTTCTTCGGCCCGCGTCGTGGTCGCGTCGAGGCACGGCGCGCGCGACCGGAGGACGCGGCGCAGATGGTCGAGCTCTTCCACGCGACGCATCGCGACCGGCAATTCGCGCCCGCGCTCGATCGTGACGATCCCGTCGGCGCGCTCACGCGCTTTCCCGGCATGCGCATCGACGACTACTACGTGCGCGAGCGCGGCGGGCGCATCGTCGCGTTCTGCGGCGTGTGGGACGCGTTCGCGATCAAGCGTGCGCGGCTGATCGCGCTCTCGCGCGCGATGGAAGTGGTGCGCTTCGGGTACGACGCCGTCGCGCGCCTCGCCCGGCGTCCGCGCCTGCCGCGCGACGGGGAGCACCTTCGCTTCCTCTACGCGACCGCGTGGTGCGCGCAGGAGGTCGACGATCTGCGCGCGGTGCTCGCGACGATCCACGACGCGCACGCAGGGCGCGAGCACGTGTACTTCGACATCGCGTTCGACGCGCGCGATCCGATGGCGCGCGCGCTCGACGGGCTCTGGAAGACCGGGGTGCCGTTCCGCCTCGCGACGCTCACGTGGGGCGCGCACCAGCCGCCCTCGCTGCGCGAGGCTCCGGCGTACTTCGACCCCGCGATCGTGTGATCACGCGATCGCGACGGTCTTGCCCTCGAACGCGCGACGATCGAGCGCGAGCAACACGATCGCGAGGACGGCCCACGACGC is a window encoding:
- a CDS encoding Rieske 2Fe-2S domain-containing protein — encoded protein: MSELHVRTPLSALEEHWLLAASSRELGDAPLGRTVLGRSIVLFRDASGAAVALEDRCPHRHVSLSKGCVQRGTIACPYHGWRFDGRGACVHVPSALDGEKLPKATVATFAVREQDESVWVWIGSGAPTREPPRWPHAEMGGFATHEVVTVIDCALLPILDNFVDTAHTGIVHRGLFRGPPSKPVRARIEELATGVRIETLGESDPDSVAGRLTGGERIEHFDEVILPYTVRVDYRWGTSRHVLTTSICTPETATRTRVFTRVSVRFGRASAMLVRALIPLTERVLAQDKDVLEDQAAQLAKHGATFRASTIADAPTIAVTRAFEAYCEHRMDARELRTRDVEYRL
- a CDS encoding GNAT family N-acetyltransferase, with protein sequence MSSTDSERYRAPRLADERDDPKLCALARSVVMRGDVSYVLERDPSFLAMTRAQGEGGRVVVIEHDESGEIVASGMSAPMDVYLDGRARRTLYAGDLKVHPAHRAKGVAELVAAASVAQFETEGHDLAWGVVLSSNRAVERFFGRTTELVRFQPRNDVTMWNVFFGPRRGRVEARRARPEDAAQMVELFHATHRDRQFAPALDRDDPVGALTRFPGMRIDDYYVRERGGRIVAFCGVWDAFAIKRARLIALSRAMEVVRFGYDAVARLARRPRLPRDGEHLRFLYATAWCAQEVDDLRAVLATIHDAHAGREHVYFDIAFDARDPMARALDGLWKTGVPFRLATLTWGAHQPPSLREAPAYFDPAIV